Proteins from a single region of Thermotoga maritima MSB8:
- a CDS encoding response regulator, with protein sequence MTPTVMVVDESRITFLAVKNALEKDGFNVIWAKNEQEAFTFLRREKIDLVFVDVFEGEESLNLIRRIREEFPDTKVAVLSAYVDKDLIINSVKAGAVDYILKPFRLDYLLERVKKIISSTPRVTVSLRKNIEDLEITLKFEDIVRKEIKRSNRTGSRFCVMYVKFEDIMRDYETIKKFFRETDYVLPISASEYLFVLTLTGKHGIEAVTRRMKEKLSERFSYTYVCYPDDGKTYEEIILTLKDRMAKPRGNES encoded by the coding sequence GTGACTCCAACGGTTATGGTAGTGGATGAATCCAGAATCACCTTTCTTGCCGTCAAAAATGCCCTTGAAAAAGACGGTTTCAATGTGATTTGGGCAAAAAACGAGCAGGAAGCATTCACATTTCTCCGTCGCGAAAAGATCGATCTCGTGTTCGTAGATGTGTTCGAAGGTGAAGAGAGCTTGAACCTGATAAGAAGAATACGTGAGGAATTTCCCGACACGAAGGTTGCGGTTCTGAGCGCTTACGTTGACAAAGATCTCATTATTAATTCGGTGAAAGCGGGTGCGGTTGACTACATTCTCAAACCGTTCAGGCTCGATTATCTCTTGGAAAGAGTCAAAAAAATCATTTCTTCCACACCCAGAGTCACCGTTTCTCTCAGGAAAAACATTGAGGATCTTGAGATCACCCTCAAGTTCGAAGATATCGTGAGAAAAGAAATAAAGCGTTCCAACAGGACGGGTTCTCGTTTCTGCGTCATGTACGTTAAGTTCGAAGATATCATGAGAGACTACGAGACTATCAAGAAGTTCTTCAGGGAAACAGATTACGTTCTACCCATCTCCGCCAGCGAATACCTGTTTGTACTGACACTTACGGGGAAACACGGAATAGAGGCCGTTACAAGGAGGATGAAAGAGAAACTTTCCGAACGTTTCAGCTACACGTATGTGTGTTACCCGGACGATGGTAAAACCTACGAAGAAATCATTTTGACTCTGAAGGACAGAATGGCGAAACCGAGGGGGAATGAGAGTTGA
- a CDS encoding 23S rRNA (pseudouridine(1915)-N(3))-methyltransferase RlmH, translating into MRVRIAVIGKLDGFIKEGIKHYEKFLRRFCKPEVLEIKRVHRGSIEEIVRKETEDLTNRILPGSFVMVMDKRGEEVSSEEFADFLKDLEMKGKDITILIGGPYGLNEEIFAKAHRVFSLSKMTFTHGMTVLIVLEQIFRAFKIIHGENYHY; encoded by the coding sequence ATGAGAGTAAGAATAGCAGTAATTGGAAAACTGGACGGTTTTATCAAAGAGGGAATAAAGCACTACGAAAAGTTCTTGAGGCGATTTTGTAAGCCGGAAGTTCTCGAAATAAAGCGAGTCCACAGAGGAAGCATCGAAGAAATCGTCAGGAAGGAAACGGAGGACCTGACGAACAGGATTCTCCCCGGAAGTTTTGTTATGGTTATGGATAAGAGAGGGGAAGAAGTTTCTTCAGAGGAGTTCGCCGACTTTCTCAAAGATCTGGAAATGAAGGGAAAGGATATAACGATCCTGATAGGTGGGCCCTATGGGTTGAATGAGGAGATCTTCGCGAAGGCCCACCGTGTTTTTTCATTATCGAAGATGACCTTTACACATGGTATGACCGTTTTGATAGTTCTGGAACAGATATTCAGAGCGTTTAAAATAATCCATGGGGAAAACTATCACTATTGA
- the ftcD gene encoding glutamate formimidoyltransferase, with amino-acid sequence MKLIESVPNFSEGRRKEVVEKIVAEAKKYDRVWVLDWSMDADHNRSVITLVGEPENLINALFDMTKKAAELIDLRNHTGQHPRMGAADVIPLVPLYNTTMEECVEYSKILGRRIGEELGIPVYLYEKSATRPERQNLADIRKGEFEGFFEKIKDPLWKPDFGPDRVHPTAGVTAVGAREFLIAFNVNLGTRDVKIAEKIARAIRFSSGGLRYVKAIGVDLKGRGVVQVSINITNHKKTPLYRVFELIKMEAERYGVPVLGSEIVGLFPLESLLKTVSYYLRTDLNAKKVIESNLLEILVRESEK; translated from the coding sequence TTGAAACTGATAGAATCGGTACCAAACTTCAGCGAAGGAAGAAGAAAGGAAGTAGTTGAAAAGATCGTCGCGGAAGCGAAAAAATACGACAGGGTATGGGTGCTCGACTGGTCAATGGATGCAGACCACAACAGATCGGTGATAACACTCGTGGGAGAACCGGAGAACCTCATAAATGCTCTCTTCGATATGACGAAAAAGGCAGCCGAACTCATCGATTTGAGAAATCACACGGGCCAGCATCCCAGAATGGGTGCAGCGGACGTCATACCACTTGTACCTCTCTACAACACGACTATGGAAGAGTGTGTGGAGTATTCGAAAATACTCGGACGCAGGATAGGAGAGGAACTGGGTATTCCCGTGTATCTTTATGAAAAATCTGCCACACGTCCAGAAAGACAAAATCTGGCGGATATCAGAAAGGGAGAGTTCGAGGGTTTCTTCGAGAAGATAAAAGATCCTCTGTGGAAGCCCGACTTTGGTCCCGACCGCGTACATCCCACAGCGGGTGTGACGGCGGTTGGTGCGCGCGAATTTCTCATAGCCTTCAACGTGAACCTTGGAACGCGGGATGTGAAAATAGCCGAAAAAATAGCCAGGGCAATCAGATTTTCCAGTGGAGGACTCAGGTACGTCAAAGCGATAGGTGTTGATTTGAAAGGAAGGGGAGTTGTACAGGTCTCTATCAACATAACAAATCACAAAAAAACACCTCTCTATAGGGTTTTCGAACTCATAAAGATGGAAGCCGAACGATACGGGGTACCGGTTTTGGGATCGGAGATAGTGGGACTTTTCCCGCTCGAATCTCTGTTGAAGACGGTTTCTTACTATCTGAGAACCGACCTCAACGCTAAAAAGGTCATAGAATCCAATCTCCTGGAGATACTCGTTAGAGAGAGTGAAAAATGA
- a CDS encoding hemolysin family protein — MEDPVSSVLTLGLESLLLVILIYLSNFFSSSETALTLMSKVKIKEFLEEKEEKSAKESYIHLFNKYLTTILISNNLVNLLASSISTLIFLNLLRNMSEEFVAVVSTLFITTILLIFGEITPKVLARSDPERVFRRSIGVIRFLTRVLDPIGRLLVKIADGIISLRHGKKVSEDLFITEEDIVSIVQVGGEMGVIEEEEERIIKRAFEMKQIAVKEIMTPRVDIVAIEENQTVKDLIELVEDEGYSRIPVYKETIDNIVGICYAKDVLSMLAEKDCEEVKSMKVKDIMREALYVPETMNIDELLKILKARKIHIAIVVDEYGGTAGIVTLEDIIEELFGNIMDEYDYDEISGIRKIDERTYIVDGATPINDIEMELRVQFPETEYETIAGYLLEHFKRIPNVGEEAVIGNLYFKVLAVGKNRIEKVMIKILEGEEIDGEPGEAGENGSGSQEKGVR; from the coding sequence GTGGAAGATCCTGTCAGTAGTGTTTTAACTCTCGGGCTGGAGTCACTGCTGCTGGTCATCTTGATTTACCTGTCGAACTTTTTCTCTTCTTCGGAGACTGCGCTCACCCTCATGAGCAAGGTCAAGATCAAAGAGTTTCTGGAGGAAAAAGAGGAAAAATCCGCGAAGGAAAGCTACATTCATCTGTTCAACAAGTATCTCACCACGATTCTCATAAGTAACAACCTCGTCAATCTCCTCGCATCCTCTATCTCCACTCTTATCTTCTTGAATCTGCTCAGAAACATGAGCGAAGAGTTCGTGGCGGTTGTGTCTACTCTCTTCATCACCACCATCCTTCTCATCTTCGGTGAGATCACCCCAAAGGTCCTGGCACGATCAGATCCAGAGCGTGTGTTCCGCAGATCGATAGGTGTTATCAGATTTCTCACCCGTGTTCTGGATCCCATAGGAAGGTTACTCGTGAAAATAGCGGACGGCATCATTTCCCTGAGACATGGAAAAAAGGTCTCCGAAGATCTGTTCATAACCGAGGAGGATATCGTTTCCATTGTTCAGGTCGGAGGGGAAATGGGTGTCATAGAGGAAGAAGAAGAAAGGATCATCAAGCGCGCTTTCGAGATGAAACAGATAGCCGTGAAAGAAATCATGACACCGCGGGTCGACATAGTGGCGATAGAGGAGAACCAGACAGTGAAAGACCTTATCGAACTGGTTGAAGACGAAGGGTACTCCAGAATACCCGTTTATAAAGAAACCATAGACAACATCGTGGGTATCTGCTACGCTAAGGATGTGCTTTCCATGCTTGCTGAAAAGGATTGCGAAGAAGTGAAAAGTATGAAGGTGAAGGATATTATGAGAGAAGCCCTGTACGTTCCCGAGACGATGAACATAGATGAACTCCTTAAGATCCTCAAAGCCAGGAAGATTCATATAGCGATCGTTGTGGATGAGTACGGAGGAACGGCCGGTATCGTAACACTTGAAGACATCATCGAAGAACTCTTTGGAAACATAATGGACGAGTACGACTACGATGAGATCTCTGGTATAAGAAAGATCGATGAGAGGACTTACATAGTGGATGGTGCCACACCGATAAACGACATCGAAATGGAGTTGCGTGTTCAATTTCCAGAAACAGAGTACGAAACGATAGCGGGATATCTGCTCGAGCACTTCAAAAGGATACCGAACGTTGGAGAAGAAGCGGTGATCGGAAATCTGTACTTCAAAGTACTCGCTGTTGGGAAAAACAGAATAGAGAAAGTCATGATAAAGATACTTGAGGGGGAAGAAATCGATGGTGAACCCGGAGAAGCTGGTGAAAATGGCTCTGGAAGCCAGGAAAAAGGCGTACGCTAA